Proteins encoded in a region of the Paucibacter sediminis genome:
- a CDS encoding cytochrome ubiquinol oxidase subunit I: protein MDAVLLARLQFALNISFHILFPTITIALAWVLLFFRWRWLATGAASWLSAYRFWTKVFALSFALGVVSGITMSFQFGSNWPGFMERAGNIAGPLLGYEVLTAFFLEASFLGVMLFGHGRVSERVHLIATALVAGGTTLSAFWILSLNSWMQTPQGFEIIQGEFHAKDWLEVIFNPSFPYRLAHKLLASGLTVAFLLAGVSAWQLLKQRVQPHTGAVLRVGLTLAAVLIPLQIFMGDQHGLNTLKHQPQKVAAMEGLWETERGAPLLLFAWPNEQTRRNDYAIEIPRLASLILTHEADGELRGLNEFQGAHPPVAPVFFAFRVMVGMGLAMLAASWLAWWLYRRRGWRPEELPRPLLRLLAWMSFSGWVATLAGWYVTEIGRQPFLVYGWLRTAELASATPAPTIALSLAGYASLYLGLLLAYVMVVKTMAEKTAAAEPVAPVNFNRRVAA, encoded by the coding sequence ATGGATGCCGTCCTGCTCGCGCGCCTGCAATTCGCGCTCAACATCAGCTTCCACATCCTGTTCCCCACCATCACCATCGCACTCGCCTGGGTGCTGCTGTTCTTCCGCTGGCGCTGGCTGGCCACGGGCGCGGCCAGCTGGCTCTCGGCCTACCGCTTCTGGACCAAGGTGTTCGCGCTCAGCTTCGCGCTGGGCGTGGTCAGCGGCATCACCATGAGCTTCCAGTTCGGCAGCAACTGGCCGGGCTTCATGGAGCGGGCCGGCAATATCGCCGGGCCGCTGCTGGGCTACGAGGTGCTGACGGCCTTCTTTCTCGAGGCCAGCTTCCTGGGCGTGATGCTGTTCGGCCATGGCCGCGTCAGCGAACGCGTGCACCTGATCGCCACCGCCCTGGTGGCCGGTGGCACCACGCTCAGTGCCTTCTGGATCCTGAGCCTGAACTCCTGGATGCAGACACCGCAGGGTTTCGAGATCATCCAGGGTGAATTCCATGCCAAGGACTGGCTGGAGGTGATCTTCAACCCGTCCTTCCCCTACCGCCTGGCGCACAAGCTGCTGGCCTCGGGCCTGACCGTCGCCTTCCTGCTGGCGGGCGTGAGCGCCTGGCAGTTGCTCAAGCAACGCGTGCAGCCGCATACCGGTGCGGTGCTGCGCGTGGGCCTGACCCTGGCGGCCGTGCTGATCCCGTTGCAGATCTTCATGGGCGACCAGCATGGCCTCAACACGCTCAAGCATCAACCGCAAAAAGTCGCGGCGATGGAGGGCTTGTGGGAGACCGAGCGTGGCGCGCCGCTGCTGCTGTTCGCATGGCCGAATGAGCAGACGCGCCGCAACGACTACGCGATCGAAATTCCGCGCCTGGCGAGTCTGATCCTGACCCATGAGGCCGATGGCGAGCTGCGCGGGCTGAACGAGTTCCAGGGCGCGCATCCACCGGTGGCACCGGTGTTCTTCGCCTTTCGCGTGATGGTGGGCATGGGGCTGGCGATGCTCGCTGCGAGCTGGCTGGCCTGGTGGCTGTACCGCCGCCGGGGCTGGCGACCCGAGGAACTGCCGAGGCCGCTGCTGCGGCTGCTCGCCTGGATGAGCTTCTCCGGCTGGGTGGCCACGCTGGCGGGCTGGTATGTCACCGAGATCGGCCGGCAACCCTTTCTGGTCTATGGCTGGCTGCGCACCGCCGAGCTGGCCTCCGCCACGCCGGCGCCCACCATCGCCCTGAGCCTGGCCGGCTATGCCTCGCTCTATCTGGGCCTGCTCCTGGCCTATGTGATGGTGGTCAAGACCATGGCCGAGAAGACGGCCGCGGCGGAGCCCGTTGCACCGGTCAATTTCAATCGGAGGGTGGCCGCATGA
- a CDS encoding GbsR/MarR family transcriptional regulator, which produces MSSTTMSPLVRSFVAHFGEMGSRWGINRTVGQIYALIYVSLRPLNADEMAEALEFSRSNVSMGLKELQAWRLVKLRHLPGDRREYFEAPSDAWEIFRTLAEERRRREIEPTLSMLRNALLEAPASEEDRVAQERMRSMHDLIELMTTWFDDVQRMDSQTLAQLMKMGSKVQKLLEFTGKVKVLSGGKEAR; this is translated from the coding sequence ATGTCGTCAACGACCATGAGTCCCCTGGTGCGCAGCTTTGTGGCGCACTTCGGCGAGATGGGCAGCCGCTGGGGTATCAACCGCACGGTGGGGCAGATCTACGCGCTGATCTACGTCTCGCTGCGGCCGCTGAATGCCGATGAGATGGCCGAGGCTTTGGAGTTCAGCCGGTCCAATGTGAGCATGGGCTTGAAGGAGTTGCAGGCCTGGCGCTTGGTCAAGCTCAGGCACCTCCCGGGGGATCGGCGCGAGTACTTCGAGGCTCCCAGCGACGCCTGGGAGATCTTCCGCACCCTGGCGGAGGAGCGGCGCCGGCGCGAGATCGAGCCGACGCTGTCGATGCTGCGCAATGCCCTGCTGGAAGCGCCGGCGAGCGAGGAGGACCGGGTGGCGCAGGAACGCATGCGCAGCATGCACGACCTGATCGAGCTGATGACGACCTGGTTCGACGATGTGCAGCGCATGGACTCGCAGACCCTGGCCCAGCTGATGAAGATGGGTTCCAAGGTGCAGAAGCTGCTGGAGTTCACCGGCAAGGTCAAGGTGCTCAGCGGCGGCAAGGAGGCACGTTGA
- a CDS encoding cytochrome d ubiquinol oxidase subunit II, which translates to MSAEQWMPLVFMALMGFALLLYVVLDGYDLGVGLLMLGASDADKDRMIASIGPFWDANETWLVLGVGVLLIAFPKAQGVVMQALYLPIVLMLMGLMLRGVAFDFRVKVQAEWKPLWNRAFMGGSLLAALAQGWMLGRYVTAFQPGGLFDAFALLIALALTAAYLLLGATWLIMKTEALLQQRAIRLAKRAWPLLLLGLAAISVATPWLSPTVRERWFTMPGFIALLPIPLTSALALLALRGLLNSSRIVGKLCWAPFALMVLVMLLGFFGLAYSLYPYVVMDRITVWQAAAAPKSLQFILVGCAITVPAILAYTAFAYRVFWGKAGELSYA; encoded by the coding sequence ATGAGCGCCGAACAATGGATGCCGCTGGTTTTCATGGCGCTGATGGGTTTCGCCCTGCTGCTCTACGTGGTGCTGGATGGCTATGACCTGGGCGTCGGCCTGCTGATGCTGGGCGCCAGCGATGCCGACAAGGATCGCATGATCGCCTCCATCGGCCCCTTCTGGGATGCCAACGAGACCTGGCTGGTGCTTGGCGTGGGGGTGCTGCTGATCGCCTTCCCCAAGGCCCAGGGCGTGGTGATGCAGGCGCTCTATCTGCCCATCGTGCTGATGCTGATGGGCCTGATGCTGCGCGGCGTGGCCTTCGACTTCCGCGTCAAGGTGCAGGCCGAGTGGAAGCCGCTGTGGAACCGCGCCTTCATGGGCGGCTCTCTGCTGGCCGCACTGGCGCAAGGCTGGATGCTGGGGCGCTATGTGACGGCGTTCCAGCCTGGCGGCTTGTTTGACGCCTTTGCCCTGCTGATCGCGCTGGCGCTGACGGCGGCCTATCTGCTGCTGGGCGCGACCTGGCTGATCATGAAGACCGAGGCCCTGCTGCAACAGCGCGCCATCCGGCTGGCGAAGCGCGCCTGGCCCTTGTTGCTGCTGGGGCTGGCGGCCATCTCGGTGGCCACACCCTGGCTCAGCCCGACGGTGCGCGAGCGCTGGTTCACCATGCCGGGCTTCATCGCCTTGCTGCCGATTCCGCTGACCAGCGCGCTGGCATTGCTGGCGCTGCGCGGGCTGCTCAACTCCAGCCGCATCGTCGGCAAGCTGTGCTGGGCGCCGTTTGCGCTCATGGTGCTGGTGATGCTGCTGGGCTTCTTCGGCCTGGCCTACAGCCTCTATCCCTATGTGGTGATGGACCGCATCACCGTCTGGCAGGCGGCCGCGGCTCCCAAATCGCTGCAGTTCATCCTGGTGGGCTGTGC
- a CDS encoding carboxymuconolactone decarboxylase family protein: MSTAARIDRPEFASLTPGVSEALLALGKAINESGLPKDLLELIKLRASQINACAFCLQFHLNMARGLAMPAAKLDLLAAWREAPVYSPRERIALAWTEALCKPADGVGDALYAEALAEFGPAQLGYLTAAVANINAWNRIAVALRFTPPLPRPAA; encoded by the coding sequence ATGAGCACCGCCGCACGCATAGACCGTCCCGAATTCGCCAGCCTGACACCCGGTGTGTCCGAAGCCCTGCTCGCCCTGGGCAAGGCCATCAACGAATCAGGCCTGCCCAAGGACCTGCTGGAGCTGATCAAGCTGCGTGCGTCGCAAATCAACGCCTGCGCCTTCTGCCTGCAGTTCCATCTCAATATGGCGCGCGGGCTCGCTATGCCGGCCGCCAAGCTCGACCTGCTGGCGGCCTGGCGCGAGGCGCCGGTCTACAGCCCGCGCGAGCGCATCGCCCTGGCCTGGACCGAGGCGCTCTGCAAGCCAGCCGACGGCGTCGGCGACGCACTCTATGCAGAGGCCCTGGCCGAGTTCGGGCCGGCACAGCTGGGCTACCTCACCGCGGCAGTGGCCAACATCAATGCCTGGAACCGCATCGCGGTAGCGCTGCGCTTCACGCCGCCACTGCCGCGCCCAGCAGCATGA